The genomic segment CTTGTGTCCTTAAACCTATAACCATCTTTCGGCTAACCTAGCCTCCTCCGTCCCTCCGTACCAACAAGGGGTAGTACAGGAATATTGACCTGTTGTCCATCGACTACGCCTTTCGGCCTGATCTTAGGCCCTGACTCACCCTCCGTGGACGAACCTTGCGGAGGAAACCTTGGGTTTTCGGGGCATTGGATTCTCACCAATGTTTTCGTTACTCAAGCCGACATTCTCGCTTCCGCTTCGTCGACCCCCGCTTTCGCGGTTGCTTCCCTCTAAGGCGGAACGCTCCCCTACCGATGCATTTTGACATCCCACAGCTTCGGCAGATCGCTTAGCCCCGTTCATCTTCAGCGCAAGGGCGCTCGATCAGTGAGCTATTACGCACTCTTTAAAGGGTGGCTGCTTCTAGGCAAACCTCCTGGCTGTCTTTGCACCCCCACCTCCTTTATCACTGAGCGGTCATTTAGGGGCCTTAGCTGGTGATCCGGGCTGTTTCCCTCTCGACGATGAAGCTTATCCCCCATCGTCTCACTGGCCGACCTTGACCCCtgttatttttgggtcatatctAGTATTCAGAGTTTGCCTCGATTTGGTACCGCTCGCGCAGCCCGCACCGAAACAGTGCTTTACCCCTAGATGTCCAGTCAACTGCTGCGCCTCAACGCATTTCGGGGAGAACCAGCTAGCTCTGGGTTCGAGTGGCATTTCACCCCTAACCACAACTCATCCGCTGATTCTTCAACATCAGTCGGTTCGGACCTCTGCTTAGTTTCATCCAAGCTTCATCCTGGTCATGGATAGatcacccaggttcgggtccaTAAGCAGTGACAATCGCCCTATTAAGACTCGCTTTCGCTACGGCTCCGGTGGGTTCCGTTCCCTTAACCaagccactgcctatgagtcgccGGCTCATTCTTCAACAGGCACGCGGTCAGAGATCACTTTCCCCTCCCACTGCTTGGGAGCTCAGCACGGTTTCACGTTCTATTTCACTACCCACTGGGGGTTCTTTTCACCTTTCCCTCACGGTACTACTTCGCTATCGGTCACCCAGGAGTATTTAGCCTTGCAAGGTGGTCCTTGCTGATTCACACGGGATTCCACGTGCCCCATGCTACTCGGGTCAGAGCATAAGCTAGTGATGCTTTCGGCTACTGGACTTTAGCCATCTAGGGTGCGGCACTCAACCGCTTCGCCTAGCAGCACAACGCTTGTATTGCTCTCCCACAACCCCGTTTTCACGGTTTAGGCTGCTCCCATTTCGCTCGCCGCTACTACGGGAATCGCTTTTGCTTTCTTTTCCTCTGGCTACTAAGATGTTTCAGTTCGCCAGGTTGTCTCTTGCCTGCTCATGGATTCAGCAGGCAGTTTAAAAGGTTGACCTATTTGGGAATCTCCGGATCTATGCTTATTTTCAACTCCCCGAAGCATTTCGTCGCTTGCTACGCCCTTCCTCGTCTCTGGGTGCCTAGGTATCCACCGCAAGCCTTTCCTCTTTTGAACCTCGCCATTAACGTTAAGGCTATGCCATCCTAAGGTGCTACTAAATGGAAAGATCTTATCAACGTCCATGAATGTGAAATCATAGATCGAACTGCCGAATTGGCAAAATTCGGTGCTATCGCTATCATAGTATCCGCTAAGTTCACGGGCTGGAGATAAGCGGACTCGAACCGCTGACATCCGCCACAGGGTAAACCACCGCCTCTCAGGCCTCCCCGACGGGTTCTACCATAGAGGCCAACGATAGACAATAACTCCCCCCCGAACACAGCTTACAACTTTCATCGTACTGTGCTCTCCAAAGAGCAACTCTTCTCAAAATCTCAAAACAAAAGGTGCTGAGTTGGAATCCCATTCTAAGGATTCTTGTGGTTCCGGGGAATCCAGTTACAGGAGAACCAGGAACGGGGAGCTCTCCCCTTTTTCCGCCCGACTCTTTGATCTTAAACTTAAGAATGCTGGTTTTAAGAACGAGTGATTGCCCTTCTCCGACCCTTACTGCCCAACCGGAGAGCGGACGGCTAATGTGTTCCACTTATTGAACAGGGTCTATGGTCGGTCCGTGACCCCTGGACGCCGAAGGCGTCCTTGGGGTGATCTCGTAGTTCCTACGGGGTGGAGACAATGGGGTCGGTCCATGGATTTTCCTTCCTTTTGCTACATTTCGCTCAAAGGGTTGAAGGGAGATAGTGCATCAAGTTATTCGCAAGGGCCAACTTGATCCTCTTCCCCAGGGATCCCAGATGAGGGAAGCCTAGGAGAGCCGCCGACTCCAACTATCGTCCATGTACGATCCATACTAGATCTGACCAACTGCCCATCCTACCTCCTCTACCTTTTTGACAGCCCATCTTTTTGTCTCAGTAGAGTCTTTCAGTGGCATGTTTCAGTCCTCTTCCCCATTACTTAGAAAAAGTGAGCCACCGGTTCAGGTACAAGATACTATCATTACCGCCTGGACAATTAGACAGCCAACCCGTAATCGCAACGACCCAATTGCAAGAGCGGagctctaccaactgagctataTCCCCCCCGAGCCAAGTGGAGTATGCATGAAAGAGTCAGATGCTTCTTCTATTCTTTTCCCTGGCGCAGCTGGGCCATCCTGGACTTGAACCAGAGACCTCGCCCGTGAAGTAAATCATCGCCCCTACGATCCAACCAATTGGGAGAGAATCAATAGACTCCTTTTCGGGAGCGATTCATCCTTCCCGAACGCAGCATACAACTCCCCGTTGTACTGCGCTCTTCAAGTGTGTTTCTTCCCCCTTCTCCCTCTTACCATGGCAAGTCCTTGGGAAATAACTCCGATGGGCAGAAAAAGGAAGGCGTTAAGAGACCCTCCTGGCCCAACCCTAGACACTCTAAGATCCTTTTTCAAACCTGCTCTGCTCCCATTTAAGGAAAAATAATTTCACGTTCTTCCTGAAAGGAAGGGAGGATTAGGAAAGTCCTATTGATTGCTGCTTTCTCCAGACCGCCGGGAAAAGCATGAAAAAAAGGCTCGAATGGTACGATCCCTCCGTCACCCCAGAATGAAAGGGGTGATCTCGTAGTTCTTGGTCTGTGAAGATGCGTTGTTAGGTGCTCCATTTTCCCATTGAGGACGAACCTCAACCTGTGCTCGAGAGATAGCTCTCCATACACTGATAAGGGATGTATGGATTCTCGAGAAGAGAGGAGCCGTGGTGGCCCCCCCCCGGACCGCCCGGATCCCACGAGTGAATAGAAAGTTAGATCTACATGGGATCTCACCTGAATCGCCCCATCTATCCTCCTGAGGAGAAGTTTGTTTGGTTTCAAACTCCGATTCAAACAGGAGGAGTACGCCATGCTAATGTGCCTTGGATGATCCACATCTTCGGGTCAGGCGCTGATGAGCACATTGAACTATCCATGTGGCTGAGAGCCCTCACAGCCCAGGCACAACGACGCAATTATCAGGGGCGCGCTCTACCACTGAGCTAATAGCCCGTCGCGCGGGCCTCCCAAAGGGAGGCCTGCTACGCCAAAAGCGAGAAAAACTCCATCCCTTTCCTTTTGACATCCCCATGCCGCCACACCACAGGGGGGACATGGGGACGTCAAAAAAGGGATCCTATCACTATCAACTAATTTGTTACGACCTAGGATAATAAGCTGATGAGCTTGGTCTTACTTCACCCTAAACGAAAGAAGACTTCCATATCCAAGTTTAGCTCAGACGTAGCTGCCTTCTTTTTGGGCGTGAAGAAGTGTCAAACCAAAATACCCAATAAGCATAAGCATTAGCTCTCCCTGAAAAGGAGGTGATCCAGCCGCACCTTCCAGTACGgctaccttgttacgacttcactCCAGTCGCAAGCCTAGCCTTAGGCATCCCCCTCCTTACGGTTAAGGGTAATGACTTCAAACATGGCCAGCTCCTATAGtgtgacgggcggtgtgtacaaggcCCGGGAACGGATTCACCGCCGTATGGCTGACCGGCGATTACTAGCGATTCCTGCTTCATGCAGGCGAGTTGCAGCCTGCAATCCGAACTGAGGACGGGTTTTTGGAGTTAGCTCACCCTCGCGAGATCGCGACCCTTTGTCCCGCCCATTGTAGCACGTGTGTCGCCCAGGGCATAAGGGGCATGATGACTTggcctcatcctctccttcctccggctTAACACCGGCGGTCTGTTCAGGGTTCCAAACTCATAGTGGCAACTAAACACGAGGGTTGCGCTCGTTGCGAGACTTAACCCAACACCTTACGGCACGAGCTGACGACAGCCATGCACCACCTGTGTCCGCGTTCCCGAGGGCACCCCTCTCTTTCAAGAGGATTCGCGGCATGTCAAGCCCTGGTAAGGTTCTTCGCTTTGCATCGAATTAAACCACATGCTCCACCGCTTGTGCGGGCCCCCGTCAATTCCTTTGAGTTTCATTCTTGCGAACGTACTCCCCAGGCGGGATACTTAACGCGTTAGCTACAGCACTGCACGGGTCGAGTCGCACAGCACCTAGTATCCATCGTTTACGGCTAGGACTACTGGGGTCTCTAATCCCATTTGCTCCCCTAGCTTTCGTCTCTCAGTGTCAGTGTCGGCCCAGCAGAGTGCTTTCGCCGTTGGTGTTCTTTCCGATCTCAATGCATTTCACCGCTCCACCGGAAATTCCCTCTGCCCCTACCGTACTCCAGCTTGGTAGTTTCCACCGCCTGTCCAGGGTTGAGCCCTGGGATTTGACGGCGGACTTGAAAAGCCACCTACAGACGCTTTACGCCCAATCATTCCGGATAACGCTTGCATCCTCTgtcttaccgcggctgctggcacagaGTTAGCCGATGCTTATTCCTCAGATACCGTCATTGTTTCTTCTCCGAGAAAAGAAGTTGACGACCCGTAGGCCTTCCACCTCCACGCGGCATTGCTCCGTCAGGCTTTCGCCCATTGCGGAAAATTCCCCACTGCTGCCTCCCGTAGGAGTCTGGGCCGTGTCTCAGTCCCAGTGTGGCTGATCATCCTCTCGGACCAGCTACTGATCATCGCCTTGGTAAGCTATTGCCTCACCAACTAGCTAATCAGACGCGAGCCCCTCCTTGGGCGGATTTCTCCTTTTGCTCCTCAGCCTACGGGGTATTAGCAACCGTTTCCAGTTGTTGTTCCCCTCCCAAGGGCAGGTTCTTACGCGTTACTCACCCGTTCGCCACTGGAAACACCACTTCCCGTTCGActtgcatgtgttaagcatgccGCCAGCGTTCATCCTGAGCCAGGATCAAACTCTCCATGAGATTCATAGTTGCATTACTTATAGCTTCCTTATTCGTAGACAAAGCAGATTCGGAATTGTCTTTCCTTCCAAGGATAACTTGTATCCATGCGCTTCAGATTATTAGCCTGGAGTTCGCCACCAGCAGTATAGCCAACCCTACCCTATCACGTCAATCCCACAAGCCTCTTATCCATTCTCGTTCGCTCGTGGCGGGGGAGTAAGTCAAAATAGAAAAAACTCACATTGGGTTTAGGGATAATCAGGCTCGAACTGATGACTTCCACCACGTCAAGGTGACACTCTACCGCTGAGTTATATCCCTTCCCCGTCCCATCGAGAAAGAGAATTAACGAATCCTAAGGCAAAGGGGCGAGAAACTCAAGGCCACTCTTCCTCCGGGCTTTCTTTACGCACTATTATGGATAGTCAAATAATGGGAAAAATTGGATTCAATTGTCAACCGGTCCTATCGAAAGTAGGATTGACTATGGATTCGAGCCATCGCACATGGTTTCATAAAATCTGTACGATTTTCCCGATCTAAATCGAGCAGGTTTCCATGAAGAAGATCTTGTTCAGCATGTTCTATTCGATACTGGTAGGAGAAGAACCCGACTCGGTATTCTTAAAAAAAGAGGGGAAGCAGAACCAAGTCAAGATGATATGGGTCgccccttcttcttgcgccaaaGATCTTACCATTTCCGAAGGAACTGGGGCTACATTTCTTTTCAATTTCCATTCAAGAGTTTCTATCTGTTTCCACGCCCTTTTCTTGAGACCTCGAAACATGAGGACAAATTACTTCTCTTAGGAACAcatacaagaaaaaggataaCGGTAGCCCTCCCATTAACTACTTCATTTTCATTTATGAATTTCATagtaatagaaatccatgtccTACCGAGACAGAATTTAGAACTTGCTATCCTCTTGCCTAATAGGCAAAGATTGACCTCTGTAGAAAGACTGATTCATTCGGATCGATATGAGGACCCAACTCCGTTGCATTGCCAGAATCCATGTTCCATATTTGAAGCGGGTTGACCTCCGTGCTTCTCTCATGGTACAATCCTCTTCCTGCTGAGCCCCCTTTCTCCTCGGTCCACAGAGAAAAAAATGTAGGACTGGTGCCGACAGTTCATCACGGAAGAAAGAACTCACAGAGCCGGGATCGGTAACTAATAGAATAGTactactaactaatactaatatatagaaatagatatctagaaatagaaacgaactaatatatagataatcgaaattgaaaagaactgtcTTTTCTGTATACTTTCCCCGTTCTATTGCTACCGCGGGTCTTATGCAATCGATCGGATCATATAGATATCCCTTCAACACAACATAGGTCATCGAAAAGATCTCGGACAACTCACCAAAGCACGAAAGCCAGTTAGAAAATGGATTCCTATTTGAAGAGTGCCTAACCGCATGGATAAGCTCACATTAACCCGTCAATTTTGGATCCAATTCGGGATTTTTCTTGGGAAGTTTCGGGAAGAAATTGGAATGGAATAATATAGATTCATACAGAGGAAAAGGTTCTCTATTGATGCAAACGCTGTACCTAGAGGATAGGGATAGAGGAAGAGGGAAAAAtcgaaatgaaataaataaagaaTAAAGCCAAAAAAATAAGTCGAAGATAGAAGAGCCCAGATTCCAAATGAAGAAATGGAAACTCGAAAAGGATCCTTCTGATTCTCAAAGAATGAGGGGCAAGGGGATTGATACCGAGAAAGATTTCTTCTTATTATAAGACGTGATTTGATCCGCATATGTTTGGTAAAAGAACAATCTTCTCCTTTAATCATATCATAAATGGAAAGTGTTCAATTAGAACATGAAAACGTGACTCAATTGGTCTTAGTTAGTCTTCGGGACGGAGTGGAAGAAGGGCGGAGACTCTCGAACGAGGAAAAGGATCCCTTCgaaagaattgaccgaggagccgtATGAGGTGAAAATCTCATGTACGGTTCTGTAAAGGGACAGTAAGGGTGACTTATCTGTCGACTTTTCCACTATCAACCCCAAAAAACCCAACTCTGCCTTACGTAAAGTTGCCAGAGTACGATTAACCTCTGGATTTGAAATCACTGCTTATATACCTGGTATTGGCCATAATTTACAAGAACATTCTGTAGTATTAGTAAGAGGAGGAAGGGTTAAGGATTTACCCGGTGTGAGATATCGCATTATTCGAGGAACCCTAGATGCTGTCGCAGTAAAGAATCGTCAACAAGGGCGTTCTAGTGCGTTGTAGATTCTTATCCAAGACTTGTATCATTTGATGATGCCATGTGAATCGCTAGAAACATGTGAAGTGTATGGCTAACCCAATAACGAAAGTTTCGTAAGGGGACTGGAGCAGGCTACCATGAGACAAAAGATCCTCTTTCTAAAGAGATTCGATTCGGAACTCTTATATGTCCAAGGTCAATATGGAAATTCTTTCAGAGGTTTTCCCTTACTTTGTCCGTGTCAACAAACAATTCGAAATACCTCGACTTTTTCAGAACAGGTCCGAGTCAAATAGCAATGATTCGAAGCACTTCTTTTTCCATTACACTATTTCGGAAACCTAAGGACTCGATCGTATGGATATGGAAAATACAGGATTTCCGATCCTAGCGGGAAAAGGAGGGAAACGGATACTCAATTTAAAGTGAGTAAACAGAATTCCATACTCGATCTCATAGATCCCTATAGAATTCTGTGGAAAGCCGTATTCGATGAAAGTCGTATGTACGGCTTGGAGGGAGATCTTTCCTATCTTTCGAGATCCACCCTACAATAtggggtcaaaaagccaaaaaaataagtGATTTTAGCCCTTATAAAAAGAAAACGGATTCTTGAACCTCTTTCACGCTCATGTCACGTCGAGGTACTGCAGAAAAAAGAACTGCAAAATCCGATCCAATTTTTCGTAATCGATTAGTTAACATGGTGGTTAACCGTATTATGAAagacggaaaaaaatcattggctTATCAAATTCTCTATCGAGCCGTGAAAAAGATTCAACAAAAGACAGAAACAAATCCACTATTGGTTTTACGTCAAGCAATACGTAGAGTAACTCCCAATATAGGAGTAAAAACAAGACGTAATAAAAAAGGATCGACGCGGAAAGTTCCGATTGAAATAGGATCTAAACAAGGAAGAGCACTTGCCATTCGTTGGTTATTAGAAGCATCCCAAAAGCGTCCGGGTCGAAATATGGCTTTCAAATTAAGTTCCGAATTAGTAGATGCTGCCAAAGGGAGTGGGGGTGCCATACGCAAAAAGGAAGCGACTCATAGAATGGCAGAGGCAAATAGAGCTCTTGCACATTTTCGTTAATCCATGAACAGAATCTATGTATGTAGACACATGGATCCGTACATCTCGATCGGAAAAGAATCAATAGAAGGAGAATCGGACGATATCTTTCTCGaaacaaacaaaaaggaaaagaaagagaaaacagaaatcatgatcaactaagccctctcgagggcttgcttaagaataagaaagaagaatcttATGGAAATAGCATGGAATAAGGTTTGATCCTATTCATGGGGATTCCGTAAATATCCCATTTCAAAAATCGAAACAATCGGGACTTTTCGGAGATTGGATGCAGTTACTAATTCATGATCTGGCATGTACAGAATGAAAACTTCATTCTCGATTCTACGAGAATTTTTATGAAAGCGTTTCATTTGCTTCTCTTCAATGGAAGTTTCATTTTCCCAGAATGTATCCTAATTTTTGGCCTAATTCTTCTTCTGATGATCGATTCAACCTCTGATCAAAAAGATAGACCTTGGTTCTATTTCATCTCTTCAACAAGTTTAGTAATAAGCATAACGGCCCTATTGTTCCGATGGAGAGAAGAACCTATAATTAGCTTTTCGGGAAATTTCCAAACGAACAATTTCAACGAAATCTTTCAATTTCTCATTTTATTATGTTCAACTTTATGTATTCCTCTATCCgtagagtacattgaatgtacagaAATGGCTATAACAGAGTTTCTGTTATTCGTATTAACAGCTACTCTAGGGGGAATGTTTTTATGTGGTGCTAACGATTTAATAACTATCTTTGTAGCTCCAGAATGTTTCAGTTTATGTTCCTACCTATTGTCTGGATATACCAAGAGAGATCTACGGTCTAATGAGGCTACTATGAAATATTTACTCATGGGTGGGGCAAGCTCTTCTATTCTGGTTCATGGTTTCTCTTGGCTATATGGTTCATCTGGGGGGGAGATCGAGCTTCAAGAAATTGTGAACGGTCTTATCAATACACAAATGTATAACTCCCCAGGAATTTCAATTGCGCTTATATCCATCACTGTAGGACTTGGGTTCAAGCTTTCCCCAGCCCCTTTTCATCAATGGACTCCTGACGTCTACGAAGGAGTGTGGTTCGTTCGACAAATTCCTACCTCTATATCTATCTCTGAGGTGTTTGGGTTTTGCAAAACTCCATAGACATGCAGAAGAGAAATGCTATCCCCACTCCGACCAAGATAGAACTTTTACCAAAAGTTTATTGTGATCTTTTTGTTCAAATAACAATTAAGGTGAAGCAGGGTCAGGAACAACGAATCTCTTTATGATAAACAGATCCATTTTGCAAGTTCGTTATTACGGGTAGTTCCTACAAAGAATCGGACTAATGACGTATACAATGCTTGAATTATCGATGTAGATGCTACATAGTGGGTTCTCATCCTTCAGAGACTACGAGTGTAATAGGAGCATCCGTTGACAAAAGGATCACCCTAAGATGATCATCTCATGGCTATTGGGAACGAATCAAA from the Hordeum vulgare subsp. vulgare unplaced genomic scaffold, MorexV3_pseudomolecules_assembly, whole genome shotgun sequence genome contains:
- the LOC123422271 gene encoding 30S ribosomal protein S7, chloroplastic, which codes for MSRRGTAEKRTAKSDPIFRNRLVNMVVNRIMKDGKKSLAYQILYRAVKKIQQKTETNPLLVLRQAIRRVTPNIGVKTRRNKKGSTRKVPIEIGSKQGRALAIRWLLEASQKRPGRNMAFKLSSELVDAAKGSGGAIRKKEATHRMAEANRALAHFR
- the LOC123422269 gene encoding NAD(P)H-quinone oxidoreductase subunit 2 B, chloroplastic-like → MIWHVQNENFILDSTRIFMKAFHLLLFNGSFIFPECILIFGLILLLMIDSTSDQKDRPWFYFISSTSLVISITALLFRWREEPIISFSGNFQTNNFNEIFQFLILLCSTLCIPLSVEYIECTEMAITEFLLFVLTATLGGMFLCGANDLITIFVAPECFSLCSYLLSGYTKRDLRSNEATMKYLLMGGASSSILVHGFSWLYGSSGGEIELQEIVNGLINTQMYNSPGISIALISITVGLGFKLSPAPFHQWTPDVYEGVWFVRQIPTSISISEVFGFCKTP